One window from the genome of Dermacentor silvarum isolate Dsil-2018 chromosome 5, BIME_Dsil_1.4, whole genome shotgun sequence encodes:
- the LOC119452815 gene encoding juvenile hormone acid O-methyltransferase has product MKFNPDSYAKYDHYPSQVHDEVLRNIRFEVPLTKEQQVLEVGCGTGHSARRFLLPHCQPCRRIVATDLHPDMIEFAREHFSHENIVHDVLDITTPDLGPFLETYGKFDRVFSFLVFHMIQDPRAAYANIAKLLNDGGECLVLAFSSLDFADVWAEVCGVPKWKGRIPDPRNVASASFDFNCVKSAAKIEAEVRDTLRGTGLQCISCEVRDSSWKFDSMDYFLDLFLNIIPFKATVTAEEWAEFSNLWAELMHRKLSTSPGEPIVMKFVFYVVHGRRSSG; this is encoded by the exons ATGAAGTTCAACCCGGACAGTTACGCTAAGTACGACCATTATCCTAGTCAAGTACACGATGAGGTCCTAAGGAATATACGCTTCGAAGTTCCGTTAACCAAGGAACAGCAAGTTCTGGAAGTAGGATGCGGTACGGGGCACTCCGCCCGGCGATTTCTGCTGCCTCACTGCCAACCCTGTAGAAGGATAGTGGCCACAGACCTGCATCCCGACATGATCGAGTTCGCGCGCGAACACTTTTCGCACGAGAACATTGTCCACGACGTCCTGGATATCACCACTCCCGACTTGGGTCCGTTCCTGGAAACGTACGGAAAGTTCGACAGGGTCTTCTCGTTCTTGGTCTTCCACATGATTCAGGACCCAAGGGCAGCCTACGCGAACATCGCCAAGTTGCTGAACGACGGAGGCGAATGCCTGGTGCTCGCTTTCTCCAGCCTCGATTTTGCAGACGTGTGGGCAGAGGTGTGCGGGGTGCCGAAATGGAAAGGACGGATACCG GACCCACGAAATGTTGCCAGCGCCTCTTTCGACTTCAATTGCGTCAAGTCAGCCGCCAAGATTGAAGCCGAAGTCAGAGACACTTTACGTGGAACCGGGTTGCAATGTATCTCCTGCGAAGTTCGTGATTCCTCTTGGAAGTTTGACAGCATGGATTATTTTCTCG ACCTGTTCCTGAATATTATTCCCTTCAAGGCGACCGTCACCGCCGAAGAGTGGGCAGAATTCAGCAATTTGTGGGCAGAACTGATGCACCGGAAGTTGTCCACGTCACCGGGAGAGCCCATCGTAATGAAATTTGTGTTCTATGTCGTTCACGGCCGTCGGTCTTCTGGGTGA